ATGGAGGTCTCAGCTGCTCGCGGGAACGCTCGCCGTCGAGCTGGCCTACGACATGTTCCAGCACGCCGTCTATCTGCGCTCCCTGTGGGACATGGCTCGACGCCGCGAGGAGCGCTGGTGCGCGACATGAGACGACCAGCCCAGCCCGGAATGCTCTTGCGAGCCGGTGCGCCGGCCCGAATGACGGCCGCGCGGGCGTACATGCTGACGAGAGACGGGAGAGCGGTGTACGCAGGCGTGCCCCTGGCCAGTGCTCTGGGAGTCGGCGGGGCCTCCGCGCTGGCCTGTCGGCGCCGTTCCGGCTTCGACACGATGGCCACCGTCGTCGCCGCCACCACCCTGCTCATGGCCGGGGTCTCGGTGTACAAACTGCTGCCCCGGCGATGCCCGAGCTCGTTCCCCACCGCGCTTTCCGGCCCCACGGCGCCGGGGCGGCTGACACCGCGGCGACCGGACCAGCAGGACCTGGTCCAAGCCTCGGCAGAGGTTCACTGAACTCGGCATTCCGGCTGCCGCGCCAGGCGGCAGCCGGACAGCGGCCGCCGCCCTTCAGACTCCGCGCGCTGTTCATACACCGCGCGGCCGCACAACCATCCCAAGGCGCGACCTCCGCTGCCGGAGTACCGGCCCGGGTGCCGTGCCGTGCAAGAGGAGGAGCACAGCGATGACACGACCAGTTCCCGGCACGATCATCACGGTCGCCGGCAACGGCCAAAGCGGTTTTGAAGCGGACGGCGTTCCGGCTGCCAGTACCAAGATCGGGACTCCCTGGGGAGTGACGGTGGACGAGGCGGGAAACGTCTACGTCTGCGAGTACAGCACCAACCGCGTCCGCAGGGTGACCCCTGACGGGAAGATCACCACCATCGCCGGCACCGGCACCGAGGGCTACTCCGGTGACGGTGAGAGGGCCACCGCCGCCAAGCTCAGCGGCCCGCACGGCACGGCGATCGACAAGGCGGGGAACATCTACATCGCCGACCGCAAGAACGACCGGATCCGCAAGGTGGCACCCGATGGCACCATCACCACGGTCGTCGGCGCCGGCCCCAGGGGATACTCGGGCGACGGTGGACCCGCCTCTGCCGCCAAGCTCAACCTGCCCCAATCCGTGGCGTTGGACGACACGGGCAACCTCTACATCGCCGACGTGGGCAATCACCGAGTCCGTAAGGTGGCGCCCGAGGGGAAGATCACCACGGTGGCCGGTACCGGCACCGGCGGGTATTCCGGCGACGAGGGCCCTGCCTTCGCCGCCCAGCTCAACAATCCCACCGGGGTGACGGTCGGCAAGGACGGCAATCTCTACATCGCCGACTGCTCCAACCACCGTGTCCGCAAAGTGACGCCGGACGGGACGATCAGCACGGTCGCCGGCAACGGCACGAAGGGATACTCCGGTGACGGCGTTCCCGCCACCACCACGACCCTCAACGGTCCCTACTTCGTGGACATGGACGGGACGGGAAATCTCTACATCGCCGACCAGGACAACCACCGTGTCCGCAAGGTGGCACCCGACGGCATCATCACCACCATGGCCGGCGACGGCGTCTCGGGGGCCGCTGTCGACGGCGCCCCGGCGATGAACACCCACCTCTACACCCCCGTCGTGGCGGCGGTGGCTCCGTCCGGTGACCTGTACATCGGCGACGTGGGGAGCTACTACGTGTACAAGGTGGTCGGGGCATCGGCTGTGATGCCCCCGGCTCCGCCGGTCGCCGACCTGTACGGCAAGTACGTCCTGCCCGTGACCGCCCCCCGCGGCGAGGAGTTCGAGCTCGGCGCCCGTATCCACAACCGCGGCCCGGCCATCGCCAGCGGCGAGGACATCACCGTCGTCCTCACCCTGGCCGACGGCCTGGAGTGCGCCCATCACAGCAACGGCCGTCGCCTGACCCGTGCCTTCGCCGGCATCGACCTCGCCCCGCACAGCGCCTCACTGGACGGCGTGTTCCGCGTCCGCGCCACCGACGACGCGTCACCGGGGGTGTACGAGTCGACGCTGGAGATCCAGTACGGCGGCGACCTCAATCTGAAGGACAACACCGCCGTCCTGCCGGTCACCGTGGTCGTCCCCGAACCCGTCGACGGCGAGCATGCGCTGATCGTCTTCCAGGACAACCTTCCCAAGGCCGCGCCGGGCCAGAGCGCACGCTTTCACCTGCGCTTCCTCGCTCCCGTGGGCCAGCCGGTCAACCCCGGTGACATCGACCAGCGCCTGTCTGCGCCCACCGGGTTCGTCTTCACGGGCCGGCCCACCTACACCTACCCCAACACCGCGATGGGCGCTGTCACCGGCGAGCTGAAGCACGACATCCGCGACGACGGCCGCACTCTGGTCATCCGTCACAACCCGCACCTGAACACCTCCGGCACCGACACTGCGCCCCTTCTCTACGCCATCGACCTGCAGGCCGAGGACGATGCCGTTCCAGGTGTGGTCAGCGACGGCTCGGTCAGTATCGGCCGGCGGCCCCCCGTGCAGATTCGGGCCGAGGTCACCGGTACCCCAGCCGAGGTCAGCATCAGGATCGTCCAGACCCAGCTTCACAAGGCCAACGTCAGGCCTGGCCAGCGTGGGGTCTACCCCGTCTCCTTCAAGCTCACCAACACCGGAGACCACTCGACCGGTGCCCAGGATCTCGTCCTGACCGCGCCTGAGGGCCTGTGGTTCAGCCAGGACACCACGGGGATGTACCGGGGAGAGCACGACGACGAGATCGAGCTGACCGCCGAACGCTCGAACGGCAACCGCACCCTGACCGTCCGGGGCGCCGTCGCCCTCGACCTGAACCCCGGACAGTGGGCCGCCGTCTATCCGCAGATGGAGGTGGAGACCCACGCGCAGGCCGGCGCCGTCCGCGTCGACATCCAGATCGGCAACCCGCCCGTCGCCACCGGCCACGCCACCGTCACCGTCGACGTCTGACCCCATACCCACATCCCGTACGGGGCCACCCCGTTCATGAAGGTCACAAGCCCGCTCGGGTCCGAGCCCCGGCCCACAGCGCGCGCTCGTCGTGATCGCGTGCGGCTTTGTGAGGCGCCATCTCGCGAAGCCGCCCGCTCGCCCCCCACCCCCGTACAGAGCTGCCGTGTGCCGACGTGCATGCATCCTCAGAGGCGGCGCCGACGGAGCGACTGGAGCACGCGATCGTCGGTGCGAGACTTGGCGGGCAACACCTTCGGCTCCCCGCCCCGGGCGTCCTGTGAGGTCCCTGGACGGACGCTGTGCGGCGACCGGTTGCTCAGCGGATGCGGTGCTCGGCCCACAGCCGGGCGGCGTGGCAAAGGCCGTGCGCCCACTCTTCTTTCTCGGCGATCGCACTCCACTTCGCCGCGTTGGCCGCGGCGAAGACATCGAGGGAGTAGGCGGGGGCCTGCTGCCAGGCCGGCATGCGCGCAGCCCACGCCTCGGCGCTGGCGGGGGTGTGCAGATCGCTGGTGAGGAGCCAGATGACGGCCAGGGCTGCGTCGAGCCAGACCGCACCGCGCCCAGCCCAGGCCCAGTCCACCAACCACGACCGCTCCTGGGTGATGAGCACGTTTGCGGGATTCAGGTCCGTGTGCACCAGCGTGGCACCGGCGAAGCGCTCCAGGTCCGCGGGATCGTCCACGTGCTCGGCCCAGCGCCATTCGACAGGTTCGAGCGCGACAGCCGGAAGAGGCCGCACGGCGAGTTCGGTCAGGGTCTGCGCGAGCAGGAGCAGGTCGGGGGAGTCGGGGGCGTAGCAAGCCTGCCGGCCGGTGATGTACTCGAAGCCCAGCAGGCTCCACCCGCCGGCTTCCACCTGCCACAGCAATCGAGGCCCGATCGGCGCCACATGGACGCCCAGGTCGGTTTCCCACTGCTGCGCCCGGAATTGGGGGTGTGCGCGGGGGAGTCCTTTGACGAAGACCTCGCCCCGCGCGGTGCGCAGCCGCGCGGCCAGCGCATTGTTGTTCCCGCTCGGCATGGTCCGGGCGCCGAGGACCGGTCCGGTCCGGTCCAGGACCGCTTTCTGGACAGCGGTGGGAAGATCTTCCCAGCGGAGGCGTCGGCTTTCCAAAGACGGGCAGTCCCTTCGGACAGCGGGTGCGAGGCTGAGACTCCGCAAGGCGGAAGCGGGCCTCGAGATGCAAGGTACTCCGCACGGCCTGCCAGCATGATCGGCCTCGGTACCGGTAGGCCCCCATGTTCAGGTATCGCGTATCCGTGATCAAGCCAGGACGGGGCTCGAGCCAAGTGATCAGCGCGAGCACGATCGAGGCGGCCGAAGACAACGGCCAGGAGCCGGGCCAGACCGGGCATGCGCACAGAGCCGGGGCCACCGCCTGAGGTGAAGAACAGTCGTGTGGTGGTCGCCGGACGACGTTCGGTGCGCCTTTCGGCTCCGGCCCTGCATCCGCTTCCAACGGCTCACGACCAACTCCAGCGCGTCCCGTTTCAGACAGTGGGGGGGGGCAAGCCCGTGAACGCGGCGAACACCTGGACTTTCAGCGCGGCAGCGGTGTGTTCCCAGGAGTTGGCGGGCAACGTCCTCACCCCGTCCTGAAGACCCTGCCGCCACCGCTCCTTTCGGCCTGTGACCTATGCCACACGCGGTTCCTGTCAGGAATCGGGGGGCTGTCCCGCTCAAGTCGCCGGGAGCAATCCAACCGACAGGAGCGAGACATGAGGCACCGCATCGTCGTCCTCGGCGCCGGCTACGCCGGGTCTTACGTGGCGGGGACCCTGGCCCGCCGGTTGTCCCCGGCGGACACCGAGATCACCGTGGTCAACGCCGAACCGGACTTCGTCCAGCGGCTGCGGCTGCACCAGCTCGCGGCCGGCCGGGAGATCGAGGCTCCCCAGCTCGCCGACGTCTTCGCGGGCACGGGGGTCCGGCTGCGCCTGGCCCGTGTCACCGCCGTCGACCCCGAGCGCCAGGTCGTCGCCGTGGCCGACGCCGGCGGCGGGGGCGAGCTGGGCTACGACACGCTTGTCTACGCGCTCGGCAGCCATGGTGCCCACCACGGTGTCCCCGGCGCGGCCGAGCACGCTTTCGACGTCGCCAGCCGACCCTCGGCGATGCGCTTGCGTGAGCGCCTGGACA
Above is a genomic segment from Streptomyces collinus Tu 365 containing:
- a CDS encoding NHL repeat-containing protein, which encodes MTRPVPGTIITVAGNGQSGFEADGVPAASTKIGTPWGVTVDEAGNVYVCEYSTNRVRRVTPDGKITTIAGTGTEGYSGDGERATAAKLSGPHGTAIDKAGNIYIADRKNDRIRKVAPDGTITTVVGAGPRGYSGDGGPASAAKLNLPQSVALDDTGNLYIADVGNHRVRKVAPEGKITTVAGTGTGGYSGDEGPAFAAQLNNPTGVTVGKDGNLYIADCSNHRVRKVTPDGTISTVAGNGTKGYSGDGVPATTTTLNGPYFVDMDGTGNLYIADQDNHRVRKVAPDGIITTMAGDGVSGAAVDGAPAMNTHLYTPVVAAVAPSGDLYIGDVGSYYVYKVVGASAVMPPAPPVADLYGKYVLPVTAPRGEEFELGARIHNRGPAIASGEDITVVLTLADGLECAHHSNGRRLTRAFAGIDLAPHSASLDGVFRVRATDDASPGVYESTLEIQYGGDLNLKDNTAVLPVTVVVPEPVDGEHALIVFQDNLPKAAPGQSARFHLRFLAPVGQPVNPGDIDQRLSAPTGFVFTGRPTYTYPNTAMGAVTGELKHDIRDDGRTLVIRHNPHLNTSGTDTAPLLYAIDLQAEDDAVPGVVSDGSVSIGRRPPVQIRAEVTGTPAEVSIRIVQTQLHKANVRPGQRGVYPVSFKLTNTGDHSTGAQDLVLTAPEGLWFSQDTTGMYRGEHDDEIELTAERSNGNRTLTVRGAVALDLNPGQWAAVYPQMEVETHAQAGAVRVDIQIGNPPVATGHATVTVDV